A genomic region of Deltaproteobacteria bacterium contains the following coding sequences:
- a CDS encoding glycosyltransferase, with protein sequence MSAQLREDPKVALSTELSVVIPVFNGAATVGRVVRSILQTFPDKKLEILLVNDGSTDDSALTCSGLVDKFKPQVRYLELDGNHGEHNAVLAGLNHANGAWVAVMDDDGQNTSAALKQLYDHAQTADVEVVYCGYKERKHSLFRRLGSLAAQKTSQFILGTPPEVYLSSFKIMKQTLVQKIVHDAPANPYIDGLVFQENPSWDMISVDHQDRLSGQSSYTLRRLISLWLNIFITADRTEKLSTVRTFRAVAILILAVLAAFWLPWTLALAAVYPRVSLGLLVVEAWICWWCGWSLFELTNKMNEELSGVEPFTISMQLGKPPHQSLEP encoded by the coding sequence ATGAGTGCGCAGCTAAGAGAAGACCCAAAAGTCGCTTTGTCGACGGAACTCTCCGTGGTTATTCCCGTTTTTAACGGTGCCGCGACAGTTGGGCGGGTTGTTCGAAGCATTCTCCAGACTTTTCCTGACAAAAAACTTGAGATTCTTCTCGTCAATGACGGCTCAACCGACGACTCAGCCCTAACTTGCAGTGGACTGGTAGATAAATTCAAACCCCAAGTACGCTATCTTGAACTCGATGGTAATCATGGTGAGCATAATGCGGTTCTGGCCGGCCTGAATCACGCCAACGGAGCGTGGGTTGCTGTCATGGACGATGATGGCCAAAACACATCGGCAGCGCTCAAGCAGCTTTACGACCACGCCCAAACAGCCGATGTCGAAGTTGTTTACTGCGGCTACAAAGAGCGCAAGCACAGTCTATTTCGTCGCTTGGGCAGTCTAGCGGCTCAGAAGACGTCGCAATTCATTCTTGGAACACCGCCCGAAGTTTATCTCTCTAGTTTCAAAATAATGAAGCAAACCCTCGTTCAGAAAATCGTTCACGATGCGCCCGCCAACCCCTATATCGACGGGCTTGTATTCCAAGAAAATCCCAGTTGGGACATGATTTCAGTGGACCACCAAGATAGACTTTCCGGCCAATCCAGCTACACGCTTCGTCGACTGATAAGCCTCTGGCTCAACATCTTCATTACTGCGGACCGAACTGAGAAATTAAGCACAGTCCGGACCTTTAGAGCGGTTGCTATATTGATTCTCGCGGTTCTAGCAGCCTTCTGGCTTCCCTGGACCCTTGCGTTGGCCGCAGTCTATCCGCGGGTAAGCTTAGGGTTGCTCGTCGTTGAAGCCTGGATTTGCTGGTGGTGTGGTTGGTCACTCTTCGAACTCACCAATAAGATGAATGAAGAGCTGTCTGGAGTTGAACCTTTTACGATAAGTATGCAGCTCGGTAAGCCGCCCCATCAATCGCTAGAGCCTTAA
- a CDS encoding DUF2288 family protein yields the protein MSTIEEKLRSEVQQTHWDALAIHAERGRLIMVTPQIDLLEAALAVAQDRTKDVETYLSAGLIHKLTEAQIAVLDAEDNPKFNFVIVQPFVLASRLEDTTDALN from the coding sequence ATGTCGACAATTGAAGAGAAACTACGCTCTGAGGTCCAGCAAACCCATTGGGATGCCTTGGCGATTCATGCGGAACGAGGTCGCTTAATTATGGTGACCCCGCAAATCGATTTGCTTGAGGCGGCGCTTGCGGTTGCGCAAGACCGCACCAAAGATGTTGAGACCTATCTCAGCGCTGGTTTGATTCATAAGCTGACCGAGGCGCAAATTGCAGTTCTCGATGCAGAAGATAATCCTAAATTCAACTTTGTGATTGTGCAGCCTTTTGTATTGGCCAGCCGACTCGAAGATACCACAGACGCTCTAAACTAA
- a CDS encoding radical SAM protein, whose translation MSESSAIISHLPLRLLYELVGRVFPEDPRLAWRLYEYFPRYRNAWGELRNQWNRMVGTTAVHKVQGLIIEPTNICNLRCSHCTPQNNDSMARGMMSLELYKSILNGLPDLSAIVLTWNGEPMAHTGIFDMIRVARSRGIHVCMYTNATLLDARRRMALIEADLSELIVSMEGVGADFEKIRGTSYEAVASNLNSLLKLRRNSKSNMRIRLNVTKVDGYETKNEAVKKEWADRVDFINFEPHMAVTQQVRTSACRTMFRSATIAWDGTVSPCCVDMGQTMTYGKLEVGDNPLDIINGDAAHQIREEHLAGAYSKICLNCPGFYG comes from the coding sequence ATGAGTGAATCGAGTGCAATAATAAGCCACTTACCGTTGCGGCTTTTGTATGAACTGGTCGGGCGCGTTTTCCCTGAAGACCCGCGTTTGGCTTGGCGTCTTTACGAGTATTTTCCACGCTACCGAAATGCTTGGGGAGAGTTGCGGAATCAGTGGAATCGTATGGTGGGCACCACCGCGGTGCACAAGGTGCAGGGGCTTATCATCGAGCCGACCAATATCTGTAATCTGCGCTGTAGCCATTGTACGCCTCAGAATAATGACTCAATGGCTCGTGGAATGATGTCGTTGGAGCTTTATAAAAGTATTTTAAACGGTCTGCCAGACTTGTCCGCGATTGTATTAACGTGGAACGGAGAGCCAATGGCTCACACCGGGATCTTCGATATGATTCGGGTGGCTCGAAGCCGAGGAATTCATGTGTGCATGTACACGAATGCCACGCTCCTTGATGCACGACGGCGCATGGCGCTGATTGAGGCAGATTTGTCTGAGTTGATAGTTTCCATGGAGGGGGTGGGAGCTGATTTTGAAAAGATTCGAGGTACCTCTTACGAGGCGGTAGCAAGTAATCTGAATTCTCTTTTAAAGCTGCGCCGTAATTCCAAATCAAATATGCGAATTCGTCTAAACGTCACGAAGGTAGACGGTTACGAGACAAAAAATGAAGCGGTTAAGAAGGAATGGGCTGACCGCGTAGATTTTATCAATTTTGAACCTCACATGGCCGTTACACAACAAGTTCGAACCAGTGCATGCCGAACGATGTTCCGCAGCGCTACGATAGCGTGGGATGGAACTGTGAGCCCTTGCTGTGTGGATATGGGTCAAACCATGACCTATGGCAAACTAGAAGTGGGCGACAATCCACTGGACATCATTAATGGTGATGCCGCTCATCAAATTCGCGAGGAACATTTGGCGGGGGCCTACTCTAAGATCTGTCTGAATTGCCCAGGGTTTTACGGCTAG